GCTCGGTGTCGTGTGCCACCTCGGCCAGCGCCACGGCGGCGCGCCGGGGGGGCTCGTTGCGGCTGAAAGTCAGAATCTGGCGCACCAAGTCGCGCGCCCGTCGCCCGGCTTTTTCAATCTCCAGCAGGCTCTCCAGCGCGGCAGAGCCTGGGCCGCAGTCGGATTTGGCCAGCTCCACATTCCCCAAAATCGCGCTCAGGATGTTGTTGAAGTCGTGCGCGATACCGCCCGCCATGGTGCCCACCGCCTGCATCTTGTGGGATTCGCGCAGCTGCGCCTCCAGCTCGTTGCGGTGCGCCTCGGTCTTTTTGCGGCCTGTGAGGTCGCGCGCAAACACGGTGGTGGTTTCGCCCTCGGCATGGCGCTCAAACGACACGCTCACCTCCACCGCCAGTTCTTTGGCGCTGGCGGTGCAGGCCGTCATCTCGCCCAGCATGGCCTGGGTGGTGAGCTGGGCAAACGCCATGGCCTGTCCGGCTGCGGGCAAAAAACGCTCGAGTGGGCTGCCCAGGGCATCTTGCGCGCTGCACTGGAACAGGGCTGCCGCCGTGGGGTTGAAGACGGTGATAAGGCCGTGCTGGTCCACGCAAATGATGGCGTCCAGCGCCGAGTTGATCACCGCCTCCAGCCGCTTTTCGCTGGCGTGGAGTTGCTCGTTGCGCTGCTGCACTGCCAGCGCGCTTTGCTGCAGCGCATGGCGCTCGGCCAGCAGCGGGCCTTGGTCAATCACCGCGCACAAAAACTGCAGCTGCACCGCCCCGTCATCCTGCGCAGCCTCAATGCGCGCAATGTGCAGGTCTCCGGTGATGTGCACCTGGGGGCCGATGGGGAAGACCACCTCGGTCACCTCGCTGTGCCCCTCGGCCTGCGCTTGCTCAAACGCAGCGCGCACACGCTGCGCATCGGCTTCAGAGACAAAAGGCATCAACGCCGTGAGGGGGCGGTCGCGCTCGGAGGGCTGGAACCATCGGTGCGCCATCGAGTTGGCCTGCACCACCATGTCGTATTCGTCCACCACCATCAGCGCCAGCGGCACGCTGGAGAACAGCGTCTCGAACCGTTCGGACGCGCTCTCAGCCACCATCTGGCTGTAGCGCAGCACCTTGTTCTGGCCCTCCAGCTCCGCCTGGGAGGCGCGCAGCTCGGCAATCAATCCCGCCACCGAGCCCTTGGGGCGGTCGGGTTGGCGGCGCTCGGCAGGCACAGGCAACTGGGCACCGCCTGGCTCAGCATTCAGCAAAAAGGAGAGGTCCGGTTGGCTCATGGAGGCTTGGCGCGATAAGTCCCTGCGGTGGATTCCAGCAACGGGACTTAGCAAATGCCACAACAACGGTTGCTTGGTGAGTGGGCTACCTAAGGCCCCAGAGGATTCGCAGGGGAAAGGAGCCGTGCGCCAGTGTACGTGCTTCATGGGCGCGCAGAGCCTTCTCAGGCCTTGCAATGCCTGGGGCACTTGCACCACGTACCCGGTTGGCAGCGGGCTTTCAATGCTGCATTGGTGCTCGATGTGGCCCAAATGTGCCTTGGCGCACGGTTGATTGTTGCCAGATCGCGAACAATATATTTCCCACTGCGAGCTTTCTGGCAGGCTCAATCAAAACTACATTCTTCACGCTACCCACCCAATCCCTCTCCCATTTCCCCGCATTTTTTGGAAAGCCGCTTTCACATGACCACCACCCACACCGCTGCTGACAACGCCCTCATCGACAAACTGCAATGGCGCTACGCCACCAAGAAGATGAACCCGACCAAGGTGGTGGCGCAAGACAAGGTGGATCGCATCATCGAAGCCGCTCGCCTGGCACCCACCTCCAGCGGCCTGCAGCCTTTCGAGATTTTTGTGGTGACCGATGCTGCCGTGCGCGAGCGCATCAAGCCCATCGCCTGGAACCAAGCCCAAATCACCGACGGCTCGCACCTGCTGGTGTTTGCCGCCTGGGACGACTACACCGCCGAGCGTATCAACGCCATGTTCGACTACACCAACGACGTGCGCGGCTTCAAGAACGAAGGCTGGGAAAACTACCGCAACATGCTGCTGGGCGCCTACCCCCAGCGCGGCGCTGAAGTGAACTTTCAGCATGCCGCACGCCAGGCCTACATCGGCATGAGCGCCGCCATCATTGCCGCCGCCTTTGAGCAAGTGGACAGCACCCCCATGGAAGGCTTTGACCCCGCCGCCCTCGACGACATCCTGGGCCTGCGCGCCAAGGGCCTGCGCAGCGTCGCCATCTTGCCCCTGGGCTACCGCGCCGACGAAGGCGACTGGCTGGTGAACCTGAAGAAGGTGCGCCGTCCTTTGGATCAATTTGTGACGACCGTCTAAGCCACGTTCTCCACCCCTCGCAAAAAAGGCCGGACGTATGCGTCCGGCCTTTTTTGCTTTCAGCACCATCTCTCGCTTCGGCGCCGACCGATGTGTTCAGCGCGTTTTTTAGCGCGCAGCGGGGGCCGTGTCCGTCACCTGGCGCATCGGTGTGAATAGCAAGGCCAGAGCGGCTAGCACCAGCAGCGTGCCACCGCTGGCTGCGAACAACTGGGCCAGCGTGATGCCCTTCATCACCCACCCCGTCACAGCCGCAGAGATCGGTGCCAAGCCCATGAAGATGAACATGAACAGGCTCATCGCGCGGCCCAGCAGCGCAGGCGGTACACGCTGCTGTATCCAGGTAAACACACTCACCTGCATGAATCCGCCCAACAGTCCGATGGCCAGCATCAACCCAGCGCCTTGCCACACCGCCGTGATCAGCCCCAAGGGCATGAACAGCACGCCAATGACTGCATCGAACGCCAAGATCGTCAGGCCCAGGCTGCCGACGCGCAGCCGAGGCACCATGCCCGACACCACCATGCCCAGCAGCGTGCCTGCGCCATGCGCGCCCACCATGGTGCCAAAGGCTGCGGCGCCGAGTTGCGGCGTGCTGCTGGCCAGCACCGGAATGGCGATGTGGATGGGCCCCATGATGAACAGGGCGATGGCGCTCCAGTAGAGAAAACAGGTGCGCAATTCCTGGTCACGCCAAAAATGCGCCAGGCCGTGCGCCACAGAGGCCAGCACCGCCTGCGGCGCAGCGGTGGGGGCGGCGGGGGCGGTGGGGGCCGCATGGGTTTGCACTTGCCGCAGTGTCCAGGCCGATACCGCAAAACTCAGCGCATCAAACGCGAAGGCAAGGCCAATGCCGGTGGCGTTCGCGCGCGTGGTTTCGCCGCTGGCCGTGTCCCCGGTGCCGAACAACGCAATCAACAACCCCGCGAGCAACGGCCCCAGAAACATGGTGAGCTGGCGCAGGCCCAGGCTGATGCCATTGGCCGCCTGCAACTGCGGGCGCGCTACCACGTGGGGCATCATGGCCGTGCCGGCAGGGATGCTGAAGGCAGTGGCCAGGCCAATGCCCAGTGACAGGGCATACACCATCCACAGCGTCAGGGTGCCGGCAAGCACCAGCCCCGCCAGTGCGGCCAGGAGCACCAGGTTGATGTATTTGGTGACCATCAACACCTGCTTGGGCGAATGGCGGTCTACCAGCGCGCCACCCACCAGGATGAATACCGCACGCGGGATGCTGATGAGGGCCAGCACAGTGCCCAGCACCAGCGTGTCCCCCGTCATTTGCAGTACCAGCCAGGGCAGCGCGATCAGCGTGAACTGGTCGCCCAGCATGGACAGGAAAGAGCCAGCCGTCATCCAGCGAAAGTTGGGGTCTTTGAACAGCGCGGCGCGTGGGTCTTTGGCAGAGGCAGTGCTGGGGCTCTGCGGCTTGTGGGGGGATGCTGTGTCAATAGTCATAGGTCGATCCATTCATGGGGACCCACTATGGACCCTCACGTTGCGTGAGGGTCAAGCACTCTTGAGCACTTTTTTACCCCTGTGCGTATGGCCGCGCTTCAGTCGATGCGTTGGCTGTGGCTGCGCGTGCCAGCGCCGCTTGCAGATACGAGCGCACAGGTGCGCTCAGGGGCGAACCCGCCTGTAGCAGCGGTTCGCTGGCAGATGCTGTGAGCAGCTTTTGGCGCAATTCGGGGCTGCTGCGCGTCAGTGTGTCGAACAGCGCGCTCCAACGCAGCGCGGCGGCTGCAGCGTCAGGATGCTGGTGTG
This Acidovorax sp. 106 DNA region includes the following protein-coding sequences:
- a CDS encoding ATP-binding protein; protein product: MSQPDLSFLLNAEPGGAQLPVPAERRQPDRPKGSVAGLIAELRASQAELEGQNKVLRYSQMVAESASERFETLFSSVPLALMVVDEYDMVVQANSMAHRWFQPSERDRPLTALMPFVSEADAQRVRAAFEQAQAEGHSEVTEVVFPIGPQVHITGDLHIARIEAAQDDGAVQLQFLCAVIDQGPLLAERHALQQSALAVQQRNEQLHASEKRLEAVINSALDAIICVDQHGLITVFNPTAAALFQCSAQDALGSPLERFLPAAGQAMAFAQLTTQAMLGEMTACTASAKELAVEVSVSFERHAEGETTTVFARDLTGRKKTEAHRNELEAQLRESHKMQAVGTMAGGIAHDFNNILSAILGNVELAKSDCGPGSAALESLLEIEKAGRRARDLVRQILTFSRNEPPRRAAVALAEVAHDTERLLRVTLPPAIELHMHLPTGLPPVLADATQVEQALLNLCTNAIHAIQSMGSAKGSIHVEAVAVQPDQRLSERLGLATADYVALSVRDTGPGMDAATLQRIFEPFFTTKPVGQGTGLGLAVVHGVMRTHEGAVDVQSTPGEGSRFTLYFPVARPEQAAEPSTPATALPGAQAPSKGPEPTTETPATPPANAQAPRVHHVMYVDDDEALVFLVQRLLRRRGYRVSGFTDPHEATAALRAQPQDYDLLVTDYNMPGFCGVDLVREARLIRPDLPVALASGYVTAEIEQAALAEGARALIHKPNDVEELCATVHQLVHGDDAIPH
- a CDS encoding MFS transporter; this translates as MTIDTASPHKPQSPSTASAKDPRAALFKDPNFRWMTAGSFLSMLGDQFTLIALPWLVLQMTGDTLVLGTVLALISIPRAVFILVGGALVDRHSPKQVLMVTKYINLVLLAALAGLVLAGTLTLWMVYALSLGIGLATAFSIPAGTAMMPHVVARPQLQAANGISLGLRQLTMFLGPLLAGLLIALFGTGDTASGETTRANATGIGLAFAFDALSFAVSAWTLRQVQTHAAPTAPAAPTAAPQAVLASVAHGLAHFWRDQELRTCFLYWSAIALFIMGPIHIAIPVLASSTPQLGAAAFGTMVGAHGAGTLLGMVVSGMVPRLRVGSLGLTILAFDAVIGVLFMPLGLITAVWQGAGLMLAIGLLGGFMQVSVFTWIQQRVPPALLGRAMSLFMFIFMGLAPISAAVTGWVMKGITLAQLFAASGGTLLVLAALALLFTPMRQVTDTAPAAR
- a CDS encoding NAD(P)H-dependent oxidoreductase, whose amino-acid sequence is MTTTHTAADNALIDKLQWRYATKKMNPTKVVAQDKVDRIIEAARLAPTSSGLQPFEIFVVTDAAVRERIKPIAWNQAQITDGSHLLVFAAWDDYTAERINAMFDYTNDVRGFKNEGWENYRNMLLGAYPQRGAEVNFQHAARQAYIGMSAAIIAAAFEQVDSTPMEGFDPAALDDILGLRAKGLRSVAILPLGYRADEGDWLVNLKKVRRPLDQFVTTV